One region of Fragaria vesca subsp. vesca linkage group LG4, FraVesHawaii_1.0, whole genome shotgun sequence genomic DNA includes:
- the LOC101291815 gene encoding uncharacterized protein LOC101291815 — protein MAVALSASASPFTSKSILSKTLFRFSPKHFTPLSKPPQLNSNTLIKLQPLRPSIPILKASPPLASSHGFEEDEVLSIFEEKPVKFGLWVLFWASVSLAWFAASGDANAAANAAAADSIRASSFGVKIANALRGLGWPDEAVVFALATLPVIELRGAIPVGYWLQLTPVMLTVLAVLGNMVPVPIIILYLKRFATFLAGKNNATSRFLDLLFEKAKKKAGPVEEFQWLGLMLFVAVPFPGTGAWTGAIIASILDMPFWSAVSANFFGVVLAGLLVNLLVNLGLKYAIVTGIALFFISTFMWSILRNIKKSLSSST, from the exons ATGGCTGTAGCTCTATCAGCCTCAGCATCTCCATTCACCTCAAAATCGATTCTTTCCAAAACCCTCTTCAGATTTTCACCAAAACACTTCACTCCCCTATCCAAACCACCCCAACTCAATTCAAATACACTCATAAAGCTTCAACCTTTACGCCCATCAATCCCTATTCTCAAAGCTTCTCCTCCACTAGCTTCTTCCCATGGGTTTGAGGAAGATGAGGTCTTGTCAATTTTCGAGGAAAAGCCTGTGAAATTTGGGCTTTGGGTGTTGTTTTGGGCATCTGTTTCACTTGCTTGGTTTGCGGCTTCCGGGGATGCCAATGCAGCTGCCAATGCTGCTGCTGCTGATTCGATCAGAGCTTCTTCTTTTGGTGTGAAGATTGCGAATGCGCTTCGGGGTTTGGGCTGGCCTGATGAGGCTGTGGTGTTTGCATTGGCGACGCTTCCGGTGATTGAGCTTCGTGGGGCTATTCCTGTTGGTTATTGGTTGCAACTCACGCCTGTTATGTTAACTGTTCTAGCTGTTCTTGG GAACATGGTTCCTGTGCCCATCATCATACTTTACTTGAAGAGATTTGCAACTTTCCTTGCTGGAAAGAATAACGCCACATCTCGGTTCCTTGACTTATTGTTTGAAAAGGCTAAAAAGAAAGCTGGCCCTGTAGAGGAGTTCCAATGGCTTGGTCTGATGCTATTTGTGGCTGTGCCTTTCCCGGGAACAGGAGCATGGACAGGAGCCATTATAGCTTCTATTCTCGATATGCCATTTTGGTCGGCAGTGTCTGCAAATTTCTTTGGTGTTGTATTGGCTGGGCTTCTAGTAAATTTGCTGGTGAACCTTGGTCTCAAATATGCTATTGTTACTGGCATTGCTCTCTTCTTTATTTCTACGTTCATGTGGAGCATTCTGCGGAATATTAAGAAGTCCTTAAGCTCATCAACTTGA
- the LOC101291232 gene encoding uncharacterized protein LOC101291232 has protein sequence MVGGKRYGASSDMNAVFRHERPPCSSEVLESLWIPTSSSSFHDSNSMVNFKNVSGGDSMNKSLFHIDKEENGDDDYEGSLLHQPGKKRRLTVDQVQFLEKNFELENKLEPDRKVQLAKDLCLEPRQVAIWFQNRRARFKTKQLEKDYDSLRASYDKLKADHDNLRKQNGNLKNEIDSLKDKLLLREKARGNLELNDDGINSPKMDTQVAIPNNAADVYVPIMVCKQEDASSAKSDVFDSDSPHCTENLSLLLEPSTTADSSHGFEPADHSDFSQDNEDDNSLTRSFLHLPPPCLLKLEDICYDDPPAISSNFELNPVEDQHYGFWPY, from the exons ATGGTTGGTGGCAAACGATATGGTGCTTCTTCGGATATGAATGCTGTTTTTCGACACGAAAGGCCTCCTTGCTCTTCTGAAGTTCTCGAGTCTCTTTGGATTCCAACTTCATCTTCATCTTTTCATG ATTCAAATTCAATGGTCAATTTCAAAAATGTTAGCGGTGGAGACTCCATGAACAAGTCACTCTTCCATATTGATAAAGAAGAAAATGGAGATGATGATTATGAAGGTAGCCTTCTGCATCAACCCGGAAAGAAAAGACGGCTTACAGTTGATCAAGTTCAGTTTCTAGAGAAGAACTTTGAGCTAGAAAATAAGCTTGAACCAGATAGAAAAGTCCAACTTGCCAAAGATCTTTGCTTGGAGCCTCGCCAAGTTGCAATTTGGTTTCAAAACCGGCGGGCTCGGTTTAAGACCAAGCAGCTCGAAAAGGACTATGACTCATTGAGAGCTAGCTATGACAAGCTTAAGGCTGATCATGATAATCTAAGAAAGCAGAATGGAAATTTGAAGAATGAG ATTGATTCCCTGAAGGACAAGTTGCTTTTGAGAGAGAAAGCAAGAGGGAATTTGGAGTTAAATGATGATGGAATCAATTCGCCAAAAATGGATACCCAAGTTGCTATTCCAAATAATGCTGCTGATGTTTATGTGCCGATTATGGTATGCAAGCAAGAAGATGCAAGTTCTGCCAAAAGTGATGTGTTTGACTCAGATAGCCCGCATTGCACTGAAAACCTTTCATTGTTGTTAGAGCCTAGTACTACTGCTGATTCCTCTCATGGATTTGAACCTGCTGATCACTCAGATTTCTCTCAAGACAATGAAGATGACAACAGCCTCACTAGAAGCTTTTTGCATTTGCCCCCACCTTGCTTGTTGAAACTTGAAGATATCTGCTATGATGATCCCCCTGCAATTTCTAGTAATTTCGAATTAAACCCAGTGGAAGATCAGCATTATGGTTTTTGGCCTTACTGA
- the LOC101312631 gene encoding nitrate transporter 1.2-like, protein MELGKKNNREQEQLQISSSSSSRWKGYVDWRNRPAIRGRHGGMVAASFVLVVEVLENLAYLANASNLVLYLSEYMHLSPSNAANNVTDFMGTAFLLALLGGFLSDAFFTTYHIYLISAVIEFLGLILLTVQARLPSLKPPQCTPGNPNSPCQEVGGGKAGMLFIGLYMVALGVGGIKGSLPTHGAEQFDESTPQGRKQRSTFFNFFIFSLACGGLIAVTLVVWIEDNKGWEWGFGISTISILVSIPVFLAGSALYRNKIPCGSPLTTILKVLIAAALNRCITKTPSNAIASMTASPLSPTPIITKQPDHPHSAIELNHDGTETPSQSLKFLNRAVLNNKCTVQQLEEVKIVLKILPIFACTIMLNCCLAQLSTFSVQQAATMDTKLGSLKVPPASLPIFPVVFIMILAPLYDQFIVPFFRKATKSEMGISHLQRIGIGLALSIVAMAIAAAVEIKRKRVATRAAMLDSTEPLPITFFWIALQYLFLGSADLFTLAGLLEFFFTEAPASMRSLATSLTWASLAMGYYLSSVIVSVVNGVSGKFSGDKWLSGEKLNSYHLERFYWLMCVLSGLNFLHYLFWACQYKYRTTGANK, encoded by the exons ATGGAATTGGGAAAGAAAAATAACAGA GAACAAGAACAGTTGCAGATAAGCAGCAGCAGCAGCTCCAGATGGAAAGGCTATGTAGACTGGAGGAACAGACCCGCCATCAGGGGCCGTCACGGCGGCATGGTGGCGGCCTCGTTTGTGCTAG TGGTTGAGGTGTTGGAGAACTTGGCGTATCTGGCAAATGCGAGCAACTTGGTGCTGTACTTATCTGAATATATGCATTTATCTCCATCCAACGCTGCCAACAATGTCACAGATTTCATGGGCACTGCTTTCCTTCTCGCCCTTCTTGGAGGTTTCTTATCCGATGCCTTTTTCACTACTTATCACATCTACTTGATAAGTGCAGTCATTGAATTCCTG GGTTTAATCCTACTCACAGTGCAAGCCCGCTTGCCCTCACTAAAGCCACCGCAGTGCACTCCGGGCAATCCCAACAGTCCATGCCAAGAAGTTGGTGGCGGAAAAGCCGGGATGCTGTTCATAGGTCTATACATGGTGGCGCTCGGTGTTGGAGGGATCAAAGGGTCGTTACCAACTCATGGAGCAGAGCAATTTGACGAGAGCACACCGCAGGGAAGGAAGCAGAGATCAACCTTCTTCAACTTCTTCATCTTCTCTCTCGCATGCGGCGGCCTGATCGCGGTGACACTGGTGGTGTGGATTGAAGACAACAAAGGGTGGGAATGGGGTTTCGGAATCTCGACCATCAGCATATTGGTGTCTATACCAGTGTTTCTTGCAGGCTCCGCTCTTTACAGGAATAAGATACCTTGTGGAAGTCCCCTAACAACCATTCTCAAG GTTCTGATCGCCGCAGCGCTCAACCGCTGCATAACCAAGACCCCAAGCAATGCCATCGCCAGCATGACAGCCAGCCCTTTATCTCCAACCCCAATCATCACAAAGCAACCGGACCACCCACACTCCGCCATCGAACTAAACCACGACGGCACCGAAACGCCGTCACAAAGCCTCAAGTTCCTAAACCGAGCCGTCCTCAACAACAAATGCACAGTCCAGCAACTCGAGGAGGTCAAAATCGTCCTAAAAATCCTCCCAATCTTCGCCTGCACAATCATGCTCAACTGCTGCCTCGCCCAGCTCTCCACCTTCTCCGTCCAACAAGCCGCCACCATGGACACCAAGCTCGGCTCCCTCAAAGTCCCGCCGGCCTCCCTCCCCATCTTCCCCGTCGTCTTCATCATGATCCTCGCCCCACTCTACGACCAGTTCATCGTCCCCTTCTTCCGCAAAGCCACGAAGTCCGAGATGGGAATCTCCCACCTCCAGCGCATCGGCATCGGACTCGCCCTCTCCATCGTCGCCATGGCCATCGCCGCCGCCGTCGAGATAAAACGGAAGCGCGTGGCGACACGCGCCGCCATGCTCGACTCCACCGAGCCGCTACCGATCACGTTCTTCTGGATCGCGCTGCAGTACTTGTTCCTCGGCTCGGCGGACCTGTTCACGCTCGCCGGGCTGCTGGAGTTTTTCTTCACGGAGGCGCCGGCGAGCATGAGGTCGCTGGCGACGTCGCTGACGTGGGCGTCTCTGGCCATGGGGTACTACCTCAGCTCCGTGATTGTCTCCGTCGTGAACGGAGTCTCCGGCAAGTTTTCCGGTGACAAATGGCTATCGGGAGAAAAGCTCAACAGTTATCATCTGGAGAGGTTTTACTGGCTCATGTGTGTGCTCAGTGGGCTGAACTTCTTGCACTACCTCTTCTGGGCCTGCCAGTATAAATACAGAACCACAGGGGCAAATAAGTAA
- the LOC101312924 gene encoding putative pentatricopeptide repeat-containing protein At5g40405-like, whose product MSSLRCIAKHPTIALVDSSTTLKELKQIHTQLLINGVLNDPQLSGNFVATVAVRNPNNLEYSNHVLDQCDNPTLFSFNSMIRAYSKSSTPSKSFHFYSRILRSNSNPDNYTFNFLVRTSAQLASVETGPPVHAALLKHGFENDPHIQSGLIFMYAELGWLEECLKVFGAISEPDLVCQTAILSACAKCGEVDYARKVFDEMPERDPVAWNATIAGYAQCGKSREALGLFHLMQVEGVRVNEVCMVSVLSACSHLGALDQGRWAHAYIERSKVRMTVALGTALLDMYAKCGNMSKAMEVFWGMKERNVYTWSSALGGLAMNGFGEKCLELFTLMEKEGVRPNGVTFVSVLRGCTVVGLVEEGCRHFDSMQELYGIEPQLEHYGCIVDLYGRAGRLDEALNFINNMPMKPHAGAWGALLHASRMYRNMELGELASRKIVELEDRNHCAYVLLSNIYADSKLYEGVGNVRENMKAKGVRKLPGCSVIEVDGEVHEFFAGEDKSHPRYNEIEMMLGEISRRLKLAGYVANTGPVLFDIEEEEKEDALFKHSEKFAIAFGLISLREGVPIRIVKNLRVCWDCHDVTKLISKIFNREIIVRDRNRFHHFQNGECSCKGYW is encoded by the coding sequence ATGAGCTCTCTACGATGCATAGCAAAACACCCAACAATCGCACTAGTAGACTCCTCCACAACTCTCAAAGAGCTCAAGCAAATCCACACCCAACTCCTCATCAACGGCGTCCTCAACGATCCTCAACTCTCCGGCAACTTCGTCGCCACCGTCGCCGTCCGTAACCCCAACAATTTGGAATATTCCAACCATGTCCTGGACCAATGTGACAACCCAACTCTCTTCTCCTTCAACTCCATGATCAGGGCCTACTCCAAAAGCTCCACACCCTCTAAAAGCTTCCACTTCTACAGCAGAATCCTCCGTTCGAATAGCAACCCGGATAACTACACATTCAACTTCTTGGTTCGTACTTCGGCGCAGCTTGCTTCGGTTGAGACTGGTCCTCCTGTACACGCCGCATTGCTGAAGCATGGGTTTGAGAATGACCCACATATTCAGAGTGGTTTGATTTTCATGTACGCTGAACTTGGTTGGTTAGAGGAGTGTCTTAAAGTGTTTGGCGCCATTTCGGAGCCGGATTTGGTGTGCCAGACTGCGATTCTGAGCGCGTGTGCAAAATGTGGGGAGGTTGATTATGCACGGAAGGTGTTTGATGAAATGCCTGAGAGAGACCCCGTTGCGTGGAACGCGACGATTGCGGGGTATGCACAATGTGGGAAGTCTAGGGAGGCTTTGGGGTTGTTCCATTTGATGCAGGTGGAGGGTGTGAGGGTGAATGAGGTGTGTATGGTTTCGGTGTTGTCGGCGTGTTCTCACTTGGGGGCATTGGATCAAGGGAGATGGGCGCATGCCTATATTGAGAGAAGTAAGGTGAGGATGACAGTGGCTCTGGGGACTGCGTTACTTGACATGTATGCGAAATGTGGGAACATGAGTAAGGCTATGGAAGTGTTTTGGGGGATGAAGGAAAGGAATGTTTATACGTGGAGTAGTGCCTTAGGGGGATTAGCTATGAATGGCTTTGGTGAGAAATGTCTTGAGCTTTTTACGCTCATGGAGAAGGAAGGCGTCCGGCCAAATGGAGTTACCTTTGTTTCGGTTCTTAGAGGTTGCACTGTGGTTGGACTAGTGGAGGAAGGTTGTCGACATTTTGACTCTATGCAAGAATTGTATGGGATTGAACCTCAGCTAGAGCATTATGGATGCATTGTTGATTTATATGGTCGAGCTGGGCGGTTAGATGAAGCCTTGAACTTCATAAACAACATGCCAATGAAGCCTCATGCAGGTGCTTGGGGGGCTTTGCTCCATGCTAGTAGAATGTATCGGAATATGGAACTAGGTGAGCTTGCATCGAGGAAGATAGTGGAACTCGAGGACAGGAATCACTGTGCTTACGTTCTTTTGTCCAATATATATGCTGATTCAAAGCTTTATGAAGGAGTTGGTAATGTGCGGGAAAATATGAAGGCTAAAGGTGTAAGGAAGCTTCCTGGTTGTAGTGTCATAGAAGTTGATGGGGAAGTTCATGAATTCTTTGCAGGGGAGGACAAGTCTCATCCTAGGTATAATGAAATCGAAATGATGCTGGGAGAAATCTCCCGGCGGCTGAAATTAGCAGGTTATGTTGCTAATACCGGCCCTGTGTTGTTTGATATAGAAGAAGAAGAGAAAGAGGATGCATTGTTTAAACACAGCGAGAAGTTTGCCATTGCTTTTGGATTGATCAGTTTGAGAGAAGGAGTGCCTATTAGGATTGTGAAGAACCTCAGGGTGTGTTGGGATTGTCACGATGTAACAAAGTTGATCTCCAAGATTTTCAACAGAGAGATTATAGTAAGAGATAGGAATAGGTTTCACCATTTTCAAAATGGTGAGTGCTCTTGTAAGGGTTATTGGTGA
- the LOC101290947 gene encoding uncharacterized protein LOC101290947: MFFLSVCSHGDFSRAVLFLHLFKVSIQKLLELAEAAAEIRRPNIRVKDNKDLFLMIQVFRKKIPDALSLPGKFYNLSLNTSGKYISQSYTLATLIISHSAELGHVGQEYFQSIADSKFLDPLSRATMSMSDMTQYLVLLLMS, translated from the exons ATGTTTTTTCTGTCTGTTTGTTCTCATGGTGATTTTTCCCGGGCAGTACTCTTCTTGCATTTGTTCAAGGTCTCCATTCAGAAACTGCTTGAATTGGCGGAAG CCGCTGCTGAAATTAGACGGCCTAACATCAGAGTTAAAGATAACAAGGATCTCTTTTTGATGATTCAG GTCTTCAGGAAGAAGATCCCCGATGCATTGAGCCTACCTGGTAAGTTTTACAATTTGTCTTTAAATACTTCTGGTAAATATATCTCACAGTCGTACACGCTTGCTACCCTGATCATCTCTCACAGTGCTGAGTTGGGCCATGTCGGACAAGAGTACTTTCAGTCTATTGCCGATTCCAAGTTCCTCGATCCACTGAGCAGGGCTACCATGTCCATGTCCGACATGACTCAATACTTGGTTCTACTGTTGATGTCTTAA